The Psychrobium sp. MM17-31 DNA window ATCAGCGGCTAGTGACGCCTTTAGCAGTGCCCAAGAAGTCTTGTTAGCCAATAAAGACCACGTCGAAAGCGTTTATGAAACTAACAAGAGTGTGGCGGGCGCAACCGAAGAGCAATCGGCAAGTGTGGCGCAAATCTCTAGCAGCATGGCGACAATGCAGCAGGGAACACAGCAACAGAATCAAAGCATTGAGCAAATTGCTAATGATGCGACTAATATTGATGACTTGGCGGCAAATCTTGATAAACTCGTCGCCCAGTTTGAAAAGAAATAATTGATTCACCTAACAAGGAAGGAATATGTCAAATATTAAAGTTAAATCACCTAATCCACTGAAAGGGTTATCTAAGTTTTTAGTAGTGATCCCTGTCATCTTCGCAATTTGGATGATGTTTTACACCATCGACGAAGGTCATGTTGGTATCGTAAAGCGTTTCGGTGAAGCAACGGAGCAGGTTAATCCAGGGCTACATTTTAAACTGCCATTTGCCGATGGCGTTGAAGAGCTAGAAATTCGTACACGTAAAAATGCTGAGAAACTTAGAGCATCTACCTTTGAGCAAATGCCAGTTGATGCTGAAGTATCGGTAAACTGGACGGTAGTGCGCCCAGAAGCTTTTAACCTATACAAAAACTATGGTGGTTTAGAGCAGTTTGAAAACCGTATTCTAGATCCGCGTCTGCGCAGTGCCGCAAAAGATGCATTGGCACGCTACAAGGCAGAAGAAATCGTGCAAAACCGCGGTAAGGTAATTCAGAAAATTGAAGAGACTTTACTAGCAACTATGAAAGAATTCCCGGTGAAGCTAGATAGTGTACAAATCGAAAATCTCGAATTGCCACGTAAATACCTACAAAGTATTGAAACCAAGCAAACAGAAAAGAACTTAGCGCAAGCGGAAAAACACCGTTTAGAACGTCAAAAGCTAGAAGCGCAACGTGAAGTAAATACTGCTGAAGCTGCACGTGATGCCGACAAAGCTCGCGCCGATGGTTCTGCATAC harbors:
- a CDS encoding prohibitin family protein, whose amino-acid sequence is MSNIKVKSPNPLKGLSKFLVVIPVIFAIWMMFYTIDEGHVGIVKRFGEATEQVNPGLHFKLPFADGVEELEIRTRKNAEKLRASTFEQMPVDAEVSVNWTVVRPEAFNLYKNYGGLEQFENRILDPRLRSAAKDALARYKAEEIVQNRGKVIQKIEETLLATMKEFPVKLDSVQIENLELPRKYLQSIETKQTEKNLAQAEKHRLERQKLEAQREVNTAEAARDADKARADGSAYAILTNAKSEAEAIRLKGLAEAEAIKKKAEAIKTNKVLVDYMRAQQWDGKMPTTMMGSDQSVLWNMKQK